A region from the Nitrososphaera sp. genome encodes:
- a CDS encoding helix-turn-helix domain-containing protein, whose amino-acid sequence MIDVTSVVTFVTSDTVMSCILAFLAGLGSVMLYNKVTASRASRVEPVNQEPDITPPEPMPREHHAGDAVIEAVVAEYTRRLQEYDKVIADLRVRLDIMEVQASRVRPQHHRVVEENEQMSQAIITPRDISQPHHAPSRQVAPHASRVTEPVAVTQHASVISANDDAVENRNGTTDYILKLLAERKRSSREVQQAIGRSREHTSRLMKRLNDAGLVVRDNSSKPFSYAITALGQARLREKGAAVPAGQESPPDRSIPFPGGP is encoded by the coding sequence GTGATTGATGTGACATCTGTTGTGACGTTTGTGACGAGTGATACCGTGATGTCCTGCATACTTGCCTTCCTGGCGGGCCTTGGCAGCGTGATGCTCTACAATAAAGTCACGGCATCACGCGCGTCACGCGTGGAGCCGGTGAACCAGGAGCCGGATATCACGCCTCCCGAGCCCATGCCGCGTGAGCATCACGCGGGTGACGCCGTGATAGAGGCCGTGGTGGCCGAATACACTCGGCGATTGCAGGAGTATGACAAGGTAATAGCTGACCTGCGTGTCAGGCTTGACATTATGGAAGTCCAAGCATCACGCGTTCGGCCGCAACATCACAGGGTTGTCGAGGAAAACGAGCAAATGTCACAGGCAATAATCACGCCGCGTGATATATCACAGCCACATCACGCGCCATCACGGCAAGTCGCGCCTCACGCGTCACGCGTGACAGAGCCTGTCGCCGTCACGCAGCACGCTAGTGTGATTTCCGCAAATGACGATGCTGTTGAGAACCGCAACGGCACTACCGACTATATCCTAAAGCTCCTCGCCGAACGAAAGAGGTCGTCTAGGGAAGTGCAGCAGGCCATCGGCAGAAGCCGCGAGCATACCTCAAGGCTTATGAAAAGGCTCAATGACGCCGGCCTAGTTGTCCGGGACAACTCGTCCAAGCCGTTCAGTTACGCAATAACTGCTCTGGGCCAGGCTAGACTTCGGGAGAAAGGCGCGGCTGTACCTGCTGGGCAGGAGAGCCCACCCGATAGGTCCATTCCTTTCCCTGGCGGACCCTAG